In Hydrogenovibrio marinus, a single genomic region encodes these proteins:
- the ybgF gene encoding tol-pal system protein YbgF has translation MMGKKGNALVLSGLGVVLLSLFSVQAFAKEQSLEDRVARLERMANNPVLIQLSRQLGEQEREIQDLHDLIDRMNYKMDQLTKKQDERYKETDDRLSKLESTAQQQAQGTQADSDEDVGADVGTGAAASQPQTAASTTAPAATGAKPTAKVVAPVAVAKTTSSKDAKPVAEATKKASDDTAKPIVTHAATKAENAAYQDAFAMIKSSQYKGAAKAFADFRSKYPKSVLASNASYWAAESYLVLEQNDNAIKAFQDVTASYPDSSKAPAALLRLGDTYANQSKPADAKAAYQQLVKQYPKSKMAAKAKKRLETLGK, from the coding sequence ATGATGGGTAAAAAAGGGAATGCTTTAGTCTTAAGTGGTTTAGGGGTTGTACTGCTTTCTCTGTTTTCCGTACAAGCCTTCGCCAAGGAACAATCTCTTGAGGATCGTGTTGCGCGTTTGGAGCGTATGGCGAATAACCCGGTTCTGATTCAACTCAGTCGTCAACTTGGTGAGCAAGAGCGTGAAATTCAGGATTTGCATGATCTGATTGATCGTATGAATTATAAAATGGATCAGCTCACCAAAAAACAGGATGAACGTTATAAAGAAACGGATGACCGGTTGAGTAAATTGGAGTCAACCGCTCAGCAGCAGGCTCAAGGTACTCAAGCAGATAGCGACGAAGACGTTGGCGCAGATGTGGGCACAGGCGCTGCGGCTAGCCAACCACAAACTGCGGCGTCAACGACTGCGCCTGCTGCTACCGGTGCTAAACCAACCGCGAAAGTGGTAGCACCGGTTGCTGTGGCAAAAACGACCTCTTCTAAGGACGCTAAGCCAGTGGCTGAGGCGACTAAAAAAGCTTCTGATGATACTGCTAAACCGATTGTGACACATGCGGCAACCAAAGCGGAAAATGCGGCTTACCAAGATGCATTTGCCATGATTAAATCCTCCCAATACAAAGGGGCGGCGAAAGCATTTGCGGACTTCCGTAGCAAATATCCAAAAAGTGTCTTGGCCAGTAATGCATCCTATTGGGCAGCGGAATCTTATCTGGTGTTGGAGCAAAACGATAACGCAATCAAAGCATTCCAAGATGTGACGGCAAGTTATCCTGATTCTTCAAAGGCACCTGCGGCACTATTGCGATTGGGGGATACTTATGCCAACCAATCCAAGCCAGCAGATGCAAAAGCGGCTTATCAACAACTGGTCAAGCAATACCCTAAGTCAAAAATGGCGGCAAAAGCGAAAAAACGCTTAGAGACGCTTGGCAAATAA
- the queC gene encoding 7-cyano-7-deazaguanine synthase QueC, translated as MEPTTLNKRAVVLLSGGLDSTTVLAIAQSQGYECHALSFDYGQRHQVELQAAARIAEACQVASHRVMQMNMNAIGGSALTDNNIDVPTGGVEENTIPVTYVPARNTIFLSYALGLAEVIDADTIFIGVNAVDYSGYPDCRPEYIEAFEKMANLATKKGVEGHKIHIETPLISMTKAEIIQTGASLGVDYGLTVSCYQANDKGEACGVCDSCRLRKQGFSDAGVADPTQYYSA; from the coding sequence ATGGAACCAACTACACTCAACAAACGCGCTGTTGTTTTATTATCCGGCGGTCTTGATTCAACCACTGTTCTGGCCATTGCTCAATCACAGGGCTATGAATGTCATGCTTTGAGTTTTGATTATGGTCAGCGCCATCAGGTGGAGCTACAAGCTGCCGCTCGCATTGCCGAGGCGTGTCAGGTGGCTTCGCATCGTGTCATGCAAATGAATATGAACGCGATAGGGGGCTCAGCACTGACCGATAACAATATTGATGTACCAACAGGTGGTGTTGAAGAAAACACCATTCCTGTGACCTATGTACCGGCGCGTAATACCATTTTCCTATCCTATGCACTCGGGTTGGCGGAAGTTATTGACGCCGACACCATCTTTATCGGCGTGAATGCGGTGGATTATTCTGGTTATCCGGATTGTCGCCCCGAATACATCGAAGCCTTTGAGAAGATGGCAAATCTGGCGACCAAGAAAGGGGTAGAAGGACACAAGATTCATATCGAAACGCCATTGATTTCCATGACTAAAGCCGAAATCATTCAAACCGGTGCTTCGCTAGGTGTGGATTATGGCTTAACCGTCTCATGCTACCAAGCGAATGATAAGGGCGAAGCTTGCGGTGTTTGTGACTCTTGCCGTCTAAGAAAACAAGGCTTTTCAGACGCTGGTGTAGCAGACCCGACACAGTATTATTCCGCTTAA
- a CDS encoding metal-dependent transcriptional regulator, producing the protein MTSKAFEDYLKIIYKLEESLPENADKGVSTTAIAERLAISKASVSNMLKKLADKALIRYEPYYGVMLTEEGNKIALNMIRKHRILEQYLVEKLGYSWDEVDAEAEVLEHAVSNRLTNRMWDALGRPTRDPHGSPIPNEEGKMSGESGESLSEVTVGELKTVVRIQNRTPEELRYLSSIGLTRNAKVKVHEKAPFDGPLSIEVENDSHALDFRLAQSIFVR; encoded by the coding sequence TTGACCAGCAAAGCCTTTGAAGATTACTTGAAAATCATTTATAAGCTAGAAGAATCCTTACCGGAAAACGCCGACAAGGGGGTTAGCACGACGGCCATCGCCGAGCGTTTGGCAATTTCTAAAGCCTCCGTTTCCAATATGTTGAAGAAGCTCGCGGATAAAGCGCTTATTCGCTATGAGCCTTATTATGGCGTGATGCTGACGGAAGAAGGCAATAAGATCGCGCTGAATATGATTCGTAAACACCGGATATTGGAACAATATTTGGTGGAAAAGCTTGGTTACTCCTGGGATGAGGTTGATGCGGAAGCAGAAGTGCTTGAACATGCAGTCTCTAACCGTCTAACAAACCGCATGTGGGATGCGTTGGGGAGGCCGACCCGAGATCCTCATGGTTCACCAATCCCAAATGAAGAGGGAAAAATGTCCGGCGAAAGCGGTGAAAGTTTGTCTGAGGTAACGGTTGGGGAGTTGAAGACTGTGGTGCGTATTCAAAACCGAACCCCTGAAGAATTAAGATATCTGTCTTCCATTGGGTTGACTCGCAATGCAAAGGTCAAAGTACACGAAAAAGCGCCATTCGACGGTCCACTTTCGATAGAAGTGGAAAACGATTCCCATGCATTGGATTTTCGTTTGGCGCAGTCAATTTTTGTACGCTGA